In Pyrus communis chromosome 15, drPyrComm1.1, whole genome shotgun sequence, the genomic stretch CAAATACAaatagcaaaaagaaaaaagaaaacaagaaaaatcagCCCAATCAAGTATGTTCATGTTGTATTGTACGGAAAAGGATTTTCTACGGATCAACTTTGTAGGAATCCTAAGAATCTCCACAtattgtacatcgtgcagtcagtttttgtcatgtgctatttgtgtttaattttaaataaaataaatcaaatgatttctgaccacatGATACAAAATGAATGACTAAGATATGAGGATCTCTAAAATCCTCACAATTTGAATCCATATGGGATCCAAACTCGCTTTGTCCAAGGCTAGCATGCTTGATGCAAAGCCTTGTGCTTCTCCCTCATCTACTACTAAGCTTGATCCTTATGATGGTGAACTTCTCTAAGACCCCACAAACTATCAATCTTTAGTAGGAGCACTTTAATATCTCGCATGGACAAGACAGGATATCTCATTCTCCGTTAATCAAGTATGACATCATCTTCAAAATCCTAGGGTGTCTCATCTCCTAGGTTGCACGAACACTTCTAAAATCCGAAGTGTCGTACACCAACACTTTGACATGTCTCAGACACCCCCGGACACGCTTTGGACATGCTCAACGACTTGGACACGATCAAGACATGGCATGAGcctatttgaaaatttagaaaacaTTTTGAGGcaattttgaaaatattgaaactaAAACCTAAAAGAGTCATCGACCTCAACCTAACTTCATTCCTCTCTCTAATCTGTTGCTTCCCTATTCAGTTCATTAGCCACTTCCTTTTACATCCTATGTGCCAACATCTAGCATTTAGATCAAGCATTTTGTTATATAATGAATTTGAAGTATTGCTTTTAATTTATGTaatatttattgtattttaatcACTATGTTCGGGACATGTCCGTGTTCATGTTTTTTGATATTTGCCATGTCACCGTGTCACGTGTCCACGTATCTATGTCTATGCAGCATAACTCATCTCACCATTGTCAAACTAATTCTTAGGTACCtaaaggtaccgtttggtacgtgggacgggatggaacagagtgggacaaggcgttccgtcccacatttggtgcgcctaaaacgggtggaacgagctgttccacgggacgagttttggatgaattttcgttccacctcacccccctggaacgactcattccacatccgtggaacacaaaattataacctctctgtcttcttcttcttcctccttgtttccatccgagggcatctttgctcccgctctgTTCCGTTCCGTCATGTCCTGTCCcatcccgtcccgtcccattccgttcggtcccgtcccgtctgcataccaaacgaaaCCAAAGAAAACACCGGATCATGGGCTACTTCTTATTACAACTTTAACCAACATCGTAGCTTCTCGGATGCTGATTGGGCCAGTTGCCCAATTGATCAACGCTCTACTTTTGGattttgcattttctttggCAACAATCTTATTTCAAGGTGTGCAAAGATGCAAACCATTGTTGCCGCTCATCTACTGAAAGTGCATATCGCTTCCTTACACCGCCGCTGAAATCTCTTGGCTCTGTTATCTACTtcgagatcttcatttctaccTTCGGACACCACCTCTGTTGTTTTGTGACAATTTAAGTGCCCTGCCCCTTGTTGCTAATCCTATTTTCTATGCTACGACGAAGAATATTGAGATCAATTACCATTATAAATGAGAATTAGTCACTAGCAAAGCCATTGATACAGCTTATGTTGCCTCCAAGAATCAGCTTGCGGACATCTTCGCAAAGAGCTTACCAAAGCCTAAATTCAAGTTTCTCAATTCCAAATTAATTGCTCCTCCACCACAGCTTAGTTAGATTGAGGGGGGATATTGTTGGATTTATCCAATATAATTAGAGAATAATATTGATTGTGATTTTATCACTTAAAGATATCAATCCTATATAAGGTGTCTTATATTGGAAAATAGGATTGAGGAAGTCCTTAATTGACTATGaatatatgattatgatatCTAACTTGAAGGCCAAGAAAGTATGTTTAGGTTTACTGTAGCTTTTAGCCTATATAAAAACATCGGTCCCTATATGCCTTTTAAAATACAACATATATAATACTTCCTATAAAGTAGTTGTATTGTAGAAGACTTTGGTGGTCTTGCCCTTCATCTTCCTTGGTCGACTACCATAATTACCACGGAAATCAGGTTTGCCACTCCTTTGTTTGTgttataattatataatatctGGCTAACATATATTGGACATAGTCCAGATCTTAAAGTCCAATGTGTCACACCTCATGAAAAGCCACCCACACAACTGATCAAACCATCCAAGCTCCATCTACAAAACTCATGACCTCTTTTATTGACAACAAGACAAAGACAGCAAGGCATTGATAAGATTGAATGAGAAGAATTTTTGTTAGGCATATGCATCTAGGGTTCCCAATTGTGACACAGTAAAATTATAATTCTGCAGAAATCGAACTAGTGGAACATGCATCTAATATTAAATAGATTTGTATACAATAATAAATCTTAAACCCCAACTCCTCATTGTACACGAGGATTTAAATTACATAACTAAAAGTTGAAACAAATCAAATACATGAGTTGCTACTTCCATCTGCTGCATCAGCTTTTTATTGTCTCTTTTTTAACAGCCGTCTGATCCTCGGTATCATTATCTTCCTCGACTTGCGCAATGATAGAATCCACCTCGTCTTCGACTTCCTCAACCTATAAAGTTTTGTAAACAAATCACGTATAGTCTCAACGCATCTGTCATTTCTTATAAAAGTTGGTAGTTTTACTCCTTCTCGGAAGTCATGGACAGACGTCATAGTTCCACCTTACCATGACATTCTTCGCCATGAGCTTAGAAAGTAAAATCCTGGTCGGTTctctttatttaaatttttaaaaagtaaGAACAAAAAAGATATCAAAGAATTTAGGGCTGGCAATAGAATttccatttaattgcttattaTTGAAGCTACTAAACAAGTGGCGATGTGTGATGTGTGATGTGTGATGTGTGATGTGTGATGTGTGATGGGGAAAAGGGCAGGAAGCAGGAAGCAGGAAGGCGCCTTGTTTTAAAAATTGTTCAACAGAGCTATTTTATTACTTACCCTCGCCTAGCATCCTGGCCTGCTTCCCTTGCCGCAATTTCAACAATCCCAGCCACCTTCTTCACTTCCCCAGCCAACATTTCTACCACACCTTCCACTGTATCCAGCTCTGTACATAATATTGGGGGctgttatatatatttatataaacacAGAGAATGTTACATCACACTAATATTtgatcataaaattaattaactaattcgtctagtgatatttttctatATTCGAAAAAAATATCTTTACTTTGAATCTCTCCTCCCACATCGGAGAAAAAAAGTGACGGTGATGATGATAATTACATTAAATATGTCCTCATTCCTTACCTTTGATTTTTTTCCAAAAGGGTATAGCTACTGAGAAAAGCATCCACACAAGCCATGGTTTCCTGCATATGTAGTAATGTTGACATTAATCATGCACTGATCtgatccaaaataaaaaattaaaagaaaagcaTATGTGGGAAGAAATTAATTAGACAAGAATTTCAAAGAGATTAAGTAGTAGAAGATCATCGATTCGACGTACCAATCAGTATCGGAAGGATCAGAAGGAAGAGGAGTTCTTGGTTCAACACTACTAACAACCACGGCCCTGAAAATAAAGGGTCGTACTATTTATCCATGACAATCAAGTTTAGTAAACTCATGGAGTTGAAGATATACAGCTAGGAAAAA encodes the following:
- the LOC137716886 gene encoding uncharacterized protein gives rise to the protein MAISIRSSMSSPGSSRHLQASLLRPSCLSNNHRDRCRFLGNRSFLQPLIMKVESSSQKKMAVVVSSVEPRTPLPSDPSDTDWKPWLVWMLFSVAIPFWKKIKELDTVEGVVEMLAGEVKKVAGIVEIAAREAGQDARRGLRKSKTRWILSLRKSRKIMIPRIRRLLKKRQ